The DNA sequence TACCAATGGTGTACAAACGTCGGAGCCATGCGATAAAAACTTGGACCCAAAGGCGAATAAGGTAGATTCATTTGAACAACACATTGATAACATGTTTGCTGCTGCTGATGCTGAAAGGCGCAAAGGGCGCAAGATTACCGAGGTCTAAAATGTTGATGTCATCGGTAACAAATCTTGAACCTTAGTATATACAAAATGATTAgactctattatttttatttttatttttgtgaactCAAACCAAACCAGTGTCTGGATTAATATAGTTTAGATTGGAGTGCAGTATAgttaaataacttaaaataaaaattttattgttcTAATAGATTATTTGTGTAAATGAGTGAAATAGCTTAAGGAATTTGGAATATAAACAATAAGGTATAAACCAagtactctcttttttttttaatatttattaaaaaaagatatttagatGTTGCTTTTCATATTAATGTTCTTATCTATTAATGATGGAGATGTTAATGATATAATCGTTTCACATgtaatttaatttgttatatgAATATCTTTAGAGAAATTATTCATTATCCTAAATCATCCATTTAATTATCTTCTTAATTTTTGTTGAGTACAAATTTTTAGTTCagtcttttgttttttgaatACCAACTAAATCATGGTCATAATTTGAATGACTAGAACAAacatttactttatttttaacctttttaaaatattaaacacGTTTGAATAAGGTTCTATTTTTTATAGATTCTGATGACATAACCAAACAAGCTTCATTAAGTGTGAGAGAAGTTATGGAGTGGTCTCTTAATGGTAGGAAGATCATATTTCAACGTGAAATTGCAACCAGTCGGAGATGGTGTTGGTTTATTGAGTGACATTCTTAGAACGTTAGGTGCTGATTACAACAAATTTTCTATTTATGAGAAAATTGGAAAAAGGTGACGGATAATGACATGGTATATAATGATTGCATAAAGgtaataatttttagattttttaaattaaatcaattcTTTTATTATACAATTACTAATAACTTGAACTTATCGTTGCAAGAAATGTTCCATTTTGATGAAGATAGAGGTGAAAgaatcaagaaaataattttgCAAAGTATGGGGAAGTCTTAAAAGGAGACAAGGGTAGGTTATATGACAGTTATTACAAACCAACAAGGACACTTGAGCAAAATCTTGAGGACCATCTAACAGTAATTGATAAAGAGAATTGGAGATGGTTTCTTGATTATCGCAATGACCCTGATACAAAGGTAACCTATTTTTAAGTAGCATGCAAATTTAAGTAGCCCTTGTTATTAATCCAACTAGGTTCCAGATAAACATATATAATAACAACTGATAATAAGTTACAAAAATTACATTATTGCATTCAAGATTagcaataacatatatatatatgaattgattTTGCACATCAAGCACTTATTATTTGGAGtcatataaattattaatgaTGTAAAGACCAACTGATGATCTATCATtttgtgaagaaaagaaaaagaaaataaaataaattaaaagagaaatataacatTTAACTATTTATGATACACTGCTATGTGCAAGTTTCGTGTCTAACCAATCTTACTACTGATGACATAATAGGAGAAGTACAGGCAAATACTCTGAATCGATCGAAGCAACTTTACACCCACACTAGTGGTTCTAAAAGCTTGGCTAGGCGTAAGGAAGAAGAGGTAATTTaggtttgaatttatttttgaattgtaTTTTGGACTGCATCTTCTTTATTTGAGTTTAATAGATTTATGGTATAAACTGTATTGCACAGTCAGAACTACAGGGGAGGAGAGTTGGTAGAGGAGAATTATGGATCTTATAGCACAAAGGACATAATGGCACTTATATACATGAAGAAGCTCGGAGGATTGGTGTAAGTACTTACTTTTAATGCTTTATGTTGTAACATGAtggattagtttataaaaatgtgTTGAATATGCTCTATTCCTAGTGTGATTATGTATGCTTATTTATGTTTGTAGAATAAAATATCTGAAATTGAACAGTGTGATGAATCCACGAGAATATTGTCTGGAAATGATTTCCTTGTCCAAGCTCTCAGAAAAGAGCGCTCGGACAGAGTGCATGGCGTAGGTTTTGGCAGACACCAAGTCAACTCTTCTATCCAAGTTCGCAGCCGCCGGTAAATAGAGCTCAAGCAGAGGAGGCCCAAAGGATGCTGTTTGAACTATAGGCAGAGTTAACGGCTGAGAAATTGAGAAGGAAGGCAGTGGAGGATGAAGTAGCAGCAGAGAAATTGAGAAAAAAAGCAGTGGAGGATGAAGTAGcagcaaaaatattaaaaagaaggCAGTGGAGGATGATGTAGCAGCAGAAAAGATGAAGAGACAGGCAATAGAGAGTGTGCTAACTTATCTGATTCAACAACAAAGTAGGGAGCTACCACCAAGCATCACTGCACGGATGAATTCTTTGGATGGAGATGGTGGAAAATAGAAATTAGGAGTCGTGTGAAATTTTATTCGAAgtatatgttttgtttaagttgcCTATGCAGCTTTATTAATTAGTAAAATACTTTACTTTTTTGTGACTAGTGAAAtactttattaatattaatataaatatgttAGTTTATTTCGCTGTTAAATATTCATGAATTTTTTGCCTCAATTTAGATTTTTAGAGAAAATTAATAAgatttataaaactaaaaaataatccaaaaaaattatccccaggataattaaagaaaaacaaattaaaatattatattttaaaaaaatactagcaATACATAGAGGTAACCATCGCAATTAGTTTTAAATAATTGCGCGGGTCATATATGGTGGCGGTTCAAAACCgcacaaatatatttttaaaaaaaatcgcaACAGCAAATAGCGGCGGTTAAGGAGCGTCGCAAATATGTGGAGGAAATCACCCTTGGTCACATAGCGACAGTTCAAAACCGATGCTAGTCAAACTGACGCAAAATATATGAATTGCGGCGGTTATGCCAGCGGTTGTTGAAAACCGCTTCAAAATGCAATTCCCGCGCCCTTAACACTACAAGAAACATTGTTAAAATTGACAGCTAAATCGACGGCAAAATGGACGGCAGAGATAGTCGCTATTAGGcttgtcgatttttcaaaattctaataaaatcgacggcttgcctatccgtcgataataatttaataaaatcgacaatatttccatctataatatgagtttgagaattttaccttcttactaaaatcgacaacgttgtcgtcgatattattatataaaatcgacgaCATTTCTatcgatatttgattcaataaaatcgacaataTTTCCATCTATAATTTGAGTTTGTGAATTTTACCtgcttaataaaatcgacaacgtttttgtcgatatttgattcaataaaatcgacacaATAGCCGTCGATTTAATTGTTTAGATACCGACAAATTCTTTgtctatattttgttttgtttgtctattttaaatttaaaaagcgacaatgctgccgtcgattttaatagctatattttttaattatttttttatttgaaaaatagtaaacaattaatgaaaataaacttttaaatataaataaaatttatacaaaatattagATAACAAGGCAAATAAacgtttaaatataaaaataaaatttatactaaatattagataatgagtttacaaacttatcaaaataattctaataataTGTAACATGTAATATGCACACTCTCTACTATACCGTATAGTTTTGGCTTGATAAAGAAAGGAAGCAATATCTAGGGTAGGCCCTCGGGGAGGAGTAGTAGATAGATGCCGATTTGAGTCGCTATAGTGAAGAATTGCAGTGGTGGTGGTGAATACCCTTCTGATGAAATCTAGTGGAGACAACTATGTAGTAATCCTTTGGAGGTTGATCAGCAGTGATAAGAACAGAATAGGTCTGTCCAAGATGGATGTCAAGGGAAGAGTAAGTGTTCTGTATGGTGTGAGACCCTTCTACCTCCACAAGTTTCATCTTGTGCCCTTGGATTCTCATGTTGATTGATGTTGTCAACCCCACATTTGATATTCGCAATCTATATGTATTACCTGCATGAAGAATAGTAGTACTCAAATGCGTGACATGAAGAGTAGTTACATAAAAGAATACTATATTAGATTGGAAACTAACCTTGATCAACAGTGAATGTGCTTCCATTCCAACCATGTCCATTGATAACAAGTCTATCAGGAAAAGGAAGATTATGACCATGCGATAGGCTATGCATCAATCTCTATTATAGAGTAACATAGAAACAATTTAAGTCAAGGAATTGAAACAAATGCATCATTTAATATTGGAAATGGATGGTGGTTTTCCTTACATGATGGCCTCTCTTGTATCAATCTCCAGCAGGTATGATGTAGTCCTGAGCAGGAGGAGGAAAAGGAACCGGAATCCCTGGCCGGCTCCAAATCCTGATGACGCCGAATCTTCCGGCGGCTTTTTGCATTTTAAGAGAATGGAAGTAGAAGAAGCTTCCAATCTGGTCTTTGAGCTGAATAACATAACTGAAGTTCTTCCCTGGTGGGATTGGACAGTTTGTGCCTTCAACTCCATCCTGCCATGAGTTCCTCCTATTCTGTAATCCATTCCTGCATAATGCATAAGATATCATTGTATCTTAACAATATCAAATTTCAAATGAATTATGTGATATTCAGATCATTTTTCCCTTCAAACTGGTGAAGATCCATTTGGTTTAACAACTTTTTCCTCTAAACCATTCTGGCTTGTAACACATTTGATTATTTGCAAGGGTGCCCGTGAAACAGAAAATTCCCTAACATAAGAAAGAGCTCTTTTCTGGTCACCAATTCCCCTGCATTGACAAATTATTAGATACTACAAGTACAAAGAAAGATCCATATTAACATGATACAATACTAAATtctttatacctaaaatactctaCAGCCTTATGAGTAACAATCAATCTGGTCAAGGAAAGGCCTTTGATGTACTTGGAATTTTCATAAAGGAAAGGGTACTCCACCAATAACAAAGCATCAAACAGAACTTTCCTAAATAGAGTTTCCTCTTCAGATTTCTGCAGACACTCATATTTGATAGATGTCACTTAAATTAGTGATGATGAACACATGAATATATGTACGTAAGAACAAGGACATGgtacaaaaattaagataaaatggACACGAAAAACCAAGATATGTTAGCCATTGTCCGATCCATAAAATCATGGTGTTAGAGCTTTGTGCATTAACAATGGAAACAAATGCAAGATATGATATCAAAGAAATAAAATGAACTTATGAGAAACATTCAAAAGGAAAGTAATCAAACTATACTAACCGAAATTGAGCTTAGTGGCAAAGATGTCCCTAATCCTGCCCTCATGAGGATCTCTGGTTACACAAGACAAATCAACATCAAACCAAATGAGTCATAGTTCTAGATAACTCAAAATACATgatcaaattcaatcatcaaacTAGTTATAGATGTTTATGCATTTTGCATAGAACAATTATAATAGTGCAGATTGCAGTACAaaaacctaaaatcataaaattttacaaCCTTTTGGAAAACTAAAGTCacattgtcacaagtaacaaaatgtAGCATGAAACtgaaaatttaaaaccaaatatGTAATAACTAAATACTGACCCAAAAAGTAAATATTCTGAAAGCTAGATATTGAGCCAATAGCCCAACTCTTGAGATTCACTTCCAAGTTCTAATTCATCCCCTGGTGTTTTTAAATCATTTGTAACTGCATCTATAGTGGGCCCTGGGAATTGCCCATTAATCAAGATCCCCTacaaaattgaaagaaagaaatcaAGAACTGCAATGAGCTAAAACTTGTTCATATCAAAACACTATATTTGGACAAAATAGTAGAGCCTGTAAACTCAATTTTGTCATTAGGTTTTAGGACAAAATAGAAAACCTTGTGTTTCCTTAGGAATCAGAGTTATGAACTAGTTCACAATTTCCACATCAACTATTTGTGAAAATTTCATCTAGCATAAATTCTCGTCATAACAAAATATACGATGAGTGATTTTTATAGGTAATATATTTTTAGCAAAgggaaatatttaaaatacctGCAATTTAGATTCGAAATCCTCTGGCGACCAGTGCATCAAACTGCATTCACGATTCAGTTCAAGCTCTCCAGCCACAACCTGTAAGCAAGGAGAAAGGTCATCAACATGTCAACATGCCAATCTAGAATCTACAATAATATGAGCAAAACATAGCACTCTAAATATAGCAAACATCGTACCCCTCCAGTGCCAGCAGCCATTGTAGGAGCAATGAGAACACTAGCTTTCTTTAGGAAGTCAGCTGCCTCAGGAGTAAAGGGCATGTTGGAACCTAGCATTCAAATAATATATGGAAGTCACCATTAGTATTTTtgagagacaaaaaatatacccAAAGAGCAAAGACATATTGCACccttaaagaaaaaaataccttCTACTAGTAGACGACAACCTGCATTTACCAAATTAATAGCATCAAATTGTTCAATTTCATTCTGCGAAGCACAAGCAAATGCAACATCACACCTTTCATTCCAGGGTTTTGCTTTGTCATAATATTTGGACCGAGCATAGGTCTTTGAATAGTCTCTACATAAGCCAATGTTATGACTTATTAAAAACGGATGAAATTTTCTATaagaaaactagaaaacaaaaaTTCGAAAATACACTCCGAAATTTTCCATGCCAAGCTAGATTCCACATTaacaaaagcaaaataaacaacaaattaGTAAATCGAGAGCATAATTTCACCAAAACAAATGTTAAATCAAATAGGAATCCTACCAAACTACAGTGACTAGCAGAAAAGATGAAAATTCAATAAGTAAATCGAAATAAATAGAGCAATTAATATTATGAGCAATAATCATGaagattaattaaataatacacAGTACTTTCCTTACTTACTTGAAATCTGTAACTGAATTTGAAGTTAGTACTCTACCTTTTTTCTAATACTAAGCAAGCAagtgtttttctttctttcttttaaattttgttttatctaATCACATTGTAAAACTAATGTGTCAGACTAGTTGAGCTGAAGTAATGATATGAATTGATTATGCTAATTAGGTTTAATAAACAGCAAATTCAGAATTTCATGATGAAAATAGTAGATACAAAAATTGtagaaataaatataataatcagAGAGAAACAGAGAGAAACTTACAAGAAGCTGTGACAGCGACGTGCTATGGCGACGGGCTCACAACGACTGCGACTAGTAAAGACGTTGCAACGACGagtctgtggaagaagaagaacttaCATGAAGATTCACAAATCAAAATGTgatagagtgagagagagagagagagagagagagagagagagagagagagagagagagagagagaggaacttACATGAAGAAGATGGCGCGGCGGCAAGCTCCgcggaggagaagaagaagaagctctgcTCTCAGGCGGAGGACAGCGGGTTTTCTCAGGAGTCGGAGAAGAAGAAGCTCTGCTCTCTTCCTCTCTCCGTGACCGTGACTCTATTCTGGTCTTTACTCTTGGGCgttggaggagaagaagaagcgtcAGACTCTAATTCTCTGAAGATTTGGGGTTATATTTTGGGAAAATGAGCGAAATGAATAGGAATGCGAGAAGCAAAAGTAGGAGTAGTTTTTTTGTTGAAAAACATCGACGGCTATTTTGTCgattttagttaaaataaaaattaacagtCTATCCGTCTATTTTATATAGTAAATTTATACTGTTCATTTAATTTAGAAAAGAGATTTCTATCGTCTAAATTTATCGACGACAGAAACTGtcgatattttaattattaaaatagataattagtccgtcgattttaaagaaaaaattttttgccCCTTCTTTCGTCGCCGTTAAAAAATTGTCAAAATAATAGACGACATtgtcgtcgattttaatattttatttttaatcatccATTTTTCATTTTATCGACGGCAAGCCGTCGAAAAATATCGATGGAAAACTTAGCCGTCGATTTTTAGCGTCGATAATTATACTATTTCTTGTAATGAATTAAGCCGCTGGCGTTCTGTTTTGCGGCGGTTTGAAACTGCCACAAATTTGCAAAAACAACCGCCGCAAAGCTCCGTTCCTCTTGTAATGCCTATTTATAGACCATGAAGATAGACTTGTCATACACTACAACAGAAGCGCCACTTTGCGGCGGCTTTTTTCCCTATTAAACCGCCGATAAATCAAATTTCAGCGGTTTGGTGGACCGCCCTAGTTATTGGCGCAGGAAaatgattttgcggcggttttcaACAACCGCTGGTATAACCGCCGCTGAATTGGCATTTTGCAGCAACTAGTTTAGCAGCGGTTTAAAACTGCCGCGATATACAAGTATTAGGATTTAGTTCATTGTTTACTACCGATTATGAACCACCGCAATATTATTACTGTTTGTTAATTTAAGACTACTTGCGGCGGTTATAAAACCGCCGCTAATctcaatacaaattaaaaaaaaagtagattttccttttaaaaaaacattgatttttttgtttaattttaaagatatattttttggccatttttggatttttttaatactataaatcttaatatttttcaTCTATTGAATCTAAACTTGTggcaaaaataacaaaattaattggaaaacaaaataatatatttataaaaatatcaacATAGTAAATCTCTTGCTAAGAATTGCATagtcaaattcaaaaaaatatttgctTCAAACCAAAATAATTCCAATTCTAGGATTCTATTTTTCACTCGGTCTTTCCACGGAATTCATCCCTACAGCGATGTCTGGTGGCAGTTCCTCACCCTGCCATTGAAAAAGACAAAACAGTGATACAAAGAATATAACCTGACACACTGTAATCTCTTACAATATCTGAATTTCAAATTTAATCCAaagattcaaaaactaaaaattagaatttacTTCACAAACTAAAAATTTGCTATCTTAATCTTAGTAATCATAATATATTTGCCTAACAGCATTACAAGTGAAAAGTATCAAAATTCTGTAAAAACTATCAACTATAGCTCATAACTCATAGCTAGGATGCACACATATATCATAGAATGGGAAGGAAAAAAGAGGTCTATATATTAGCATGAGACCAGAACACAATATATATGAGAAAGATCACTTATCATCGGAAGGAAGAAGACGGGATGGAATTTGGATGATTTAGAAAAAGGGAAGAGGAGGAAATCAAATTTCAGAAAGTCGAGTGGACGTGGGAAACAAAAGATAATCATTGTGCTATCGTACAATTGGAACACTGCAAATAAGGCTACGTCAATTAGAAGTTCCAACTTTAATGTACACAATAGATCCACTTTGAGTATGTACTTAAAATAAATTCATCAACATTGAGCCTAGACCCCTTAAGAAATATAATTAACTTTAAGACCGCTTGTACAACTTCTCGGCTCCGCAGATAGAAAGAGCTATTTCAGGACTGAAATAAAAACTGACAAGATAAAACATTTTCTTAACCATTTGGATGATGTATACGGTCATAATACTACCAGAACAAATGAATCATATGCAAATG is a window from the Arachis hypogaea cultivar Tifrunner chromosome 17, arahy.Tifrunner.gnm2.J5K5, whole genome shotgun sequence genome containing:
- the LOC140180703 gene encoding L-ascorbate oxidase homolog, with the translated sequence MHSLSHGHNLPFPDRLVINGHGWNGSTFTVDQGNTYRLRISNVGLTTSINMRIQGHKMKLVEVEGSHTIQNTYSSLDIHLGQTYSVLITADQPPKDYYIVVSTRFHQKGIHHHHCNSSL